In the genome of Paenibacillus pabuli, the window GACGCTGCAAAATCTCACTCCAACCAATACAGATAAACTGGTGGAATTTCTGAACCAGAATGGGGATATGACGTTGGATGATGTTATGAAAGCATTTCAGCAAAAAATGAATTCCTAGATATCATGAAATGAGGTAGGGATAATGTCTGACTTTGACGGAACTGGCTTTGCCGAACTCTTGATTGTTGTGATCCTTGTTGTTTTGTTTGTGTTTGGCTCTACGGATATTGAAGGACTCTCTTCTACGCCTACTACGCCTACATCAACCTAAGTAGCTCTATAAGCCGCCTTCCGATTGCATGCATCATGTGATCTAAAGGAGGAGATAAAGAAAAACGCCAGTTTGCAATTCAGGACTGGCGTTTTTTGGGGTTCACAGAAATAAAGGGGAGAATGCAATCCAGGCCAAAATAAGAGCCAGCACAATGCAAACATTTTCTACAACGGCTCCATGTTTTGTACCTGTACTCATGAGATTGATCCTTATACGCCACTTGATTGGTGGCAATGGACGAATGCCGCGATTCGTCAATGAATCAGCCAATAAATGCATGGCATAAGCTATTCCTCCGGCCACCCAGATCTCTGGCCCTTGCAGATGAGTCGTACTGTAAAGCAATCCAGCCCATACAGCGGTTCCATATAGGGTGTGTGTCAATCCCCTGTGCGTTAACGTGGTACACAGCATTAACAGACTGCCTGCAATCAGATTCCATGGTGCGAATGCATGTCCATAGAATACAAGTCCCAATCCTATCGCAAACATCAACACTTTGCGCAGGGAACGGGACGGCAGGAAAGACACCATCGCAATCAGAATGGCGAGCAGCAGATTCCAAGGTTTCGCCTGCACATAGAAGTATACAAATACAGCGACAGGCAGAAGAATTGTCTGTAAGAGTCGAATTAGGCTGTTCGGCAATGCCTTGGATACGAGTAGCGAATTCGGTTCATCAATGTCCGGTAACAGCGAACCGATCAGGGCCACGGTAACTGCCGGTGCAGTTATGGGCATGCCGGACAATTGCAGAACAGAGAGGGATACAGTGGTCCCTATAATAAGGTGGGATCTTCCCATCATGGTGCAAAAACTTCCTTTCAAGAGTATAGGGAACATGAACAGCCCACTTCCGATATTACATCAAAAAGAAAACAAGAACAATAGTTCGCATTTCTTATTTCCGTGACAGGGCTCACACTTTTAAATTTATGACTCCTCTATCGCCATTAGTGAAATTAATCACATTTTATGTCAGCATTGGACGTTATGATTAAAATATAAACCACTAAAAATGATGGTAATGTACAGTGTCCATTCAAGGAGGCATACACACATGAACGGAAATAAAGAAAAATTGGTTATTATCGGTAATGGCATGGCAGGCATAAGTACAGTTGAACAAATTTTAAAATTGAGCTCACGGTTCGACATTACGGTCTTTGGCACAGAGCCCTACCCCAACTACAACCGGATTATGCTGTCCTACGTGCTGGAAGGCAGCAAAACTATTGATGATATTGTGCTCAATGATCTGCATTGGTATGAGGATTATGGTATTACTCTCCATACAGGTACAACTGTAACACGGATTGATTCCGAGACCCATGAAGTCGTTACTGCAGAAGGCGAACGCTTCCCTTACGACAAAATCATCATCGCAACCGGCTCCAGTTCCTTCATTCTTCCCGTACCCGGTCATGACAAACAAGGGGTTGTTGGGTTCAGGGATATAGCAGATTGTAACGTTATGCTGGAAGCTGCGAAACAATACAAAAAAGCGGCTGTCATTGGGGGCGGGCTTCTAGGCCTGGAAGCTGCCAAAGGGCTGGTACAGCTCGGGATGGAAGTCACAGTTGTGCATTTGATGCAGGATCTGATGGAACGTCAGCTTGATCCGCAGGCGTCCGCGATGTTAAAAGCCGAACTCGAACGTCAGGGCATCCGGTTCAAGATGGGTGCACAAACCGCAGAGCTGCTTGGTGGCGAACGGGTAGAAGGTATTCGTTTTGCCGATGACTCCGTGCTGAACACCGATTTTGTTGTTATGGCCGTAGGCATCAAACCCAACACGGATGTAGCTCGTGAAAGCGGCATGGAAGTAAACCGGGGCATTGTGGTGAATGACTATATGCAAACATCACTGGATAACGTGTATTCCGTCGGGGAATGTACTGAACATCGCGGTGTATGTTACGGCCTCGTGGCCCCGCTATTTGAACAAGGCATGATTCTGGCCAAACATATATGCGGCGTGGATACCGCTCCTTATGAAGGTTCTGTTGTATCCACCAAATTGAAAATTTCGGGCGTGGACGTCTTTTCGACCGGTGAATTTATCGACAGTCCCGAACATACGGTCATTGCGCATAAGGATGACTGGAAACGCACGTACAAGAAAATTCTTCTTCGGGATAATATCTTAGTAGGTGCCGTACTCTTTGGTGACATTACGGATTCTGCAGAATTACAGAAGTTGATCAAACAAAAAGCCGAAATGACCGATGAATTGTATGCTTCACTGATGGGTACAGGCTGTGGCGGGCACAAAAAGGCTGCCTCCGTGGAAACCATGGCAGAAGACGAAATTGTCTGCGGATGTAACGGGGTAACCAAAGGAACCATTGTCGATGCCATTACGAATCAAGGATTAACCAGCGTAGACGAAATTAAAGCCTGTACGGGTGCAACCCGCTCCTGCGGCGGCTGTAAACCGGTTGTTGAACAAATTTTGCAATATGTGCTTGGAGACAGCTTCACAACAGGTGCCAAACAGGGAATCTGCGGTTGCACCTCCCTCAGCCGGGATGAAATCGTAGCCGAGATTAGACAAAAAGGACTGCAAACGACGAAAGAGGTCATGCATGTCCTGGGATGGAGCCAGCCCGAAGGATGTTCTAAATGCCGCCCAGCCATTAACTATTACCTTGGCATGATTGCGCCAGATACCCATGTGGATGAAAAGGAATCCCGTTTTGTCAACGAACGCATGAACGCCAATATTCAAAAAGATGGCACATATACCGTTGTACCGCGCATGTATGGCGGGGTCACAACACCGGAAGACTTGAAACGCATTGCTGACATTTCGGTCAAATACGATGTAAAAGCCGTCAAAGTAACAGGAGGTCAGCGTCTGGACCTGATTGGAGTCAAAAAAGAAGATCTGCCCAACGTGTGGGCTGAACTGGATATGCCTTCAGGCTACGCATACGCCAAGTCGCTGAGAACGGTCAAAACATGCGTCGGATCACAATTTTGCCGCTTCGGCACACAGGATTCCATGGCGATGGGCGCTCTGCTGGAGCGTAAATTCGAACGTCTGGATCTGCCTGCCAAGTTCAAATATGCCGTAAACGGCTGCCCTCGTAACTGTGCGGAGTCGTGTACAAAAGATATCGGTATCGTAGGCAATGACGGCGGCTGGGAAATATTTATTGGAGGCAACGGCGGCATCAAGGCCAGACTGGCTGACTCCCTGTGCAAGGTGAAGACCGATGAAGAATTAGTTGAGCTTTGTGGAGCAATCATGCAGCATTATCGGGAGACAGCCAACTACCTGGAGCGTACTTCCGAATGGGTGGAACGTGTGGGTCTGGAGCAGATACGTTCGGTTGTTGTTGATGACGTGAAAGAGCGTAAGGCGCTCATGGAACGAATCGAATTCGCTTTGAAGCAAGTGGAAGATCCTTGGAAAAAAGCGCTGCGTAACGAGGAAGGTCAGAACAAACTTTTCCATGGCATAGAAGTGACTGCACGACCATAGTACTCCGCTTCGACCATTATAAGATAACGCTTTATAAATCCTGTACGTTTAACCTGAAAATAAAGGAGATGTTCATATGACAACACAGCAATCTGCCATCTACTATCCTGCCGGAGAAATCGAAGATTTCCTGCCGCAGATTGGCAGAGTAGTTGAGATTAAAGATCACGAACTGGCTGTATTTCGTACCTCGGATGGCACCATCTTCGCTGCAGAAAATAGGAATCCCCACCCTAAGGGAGGACCACTGGCCGAAGGAATTGTCTCAGGGTATTATGTGTACGATCCATTGTATGATTGGAAAATCGATCTCAACACGGGTCTTGTGCAAGCCCCGGATCAGGGACAAGTTCAGATGTACCCCGTGAAGATTGAGAACGGGCAGGTTTGGATCGCCATATAGCTATATATTTTCACTGTCAACGATAGATGCACCAAATGGAGGAAATCGTCATGTATACACCCAATGTTGAAGGCATTATTGAAGCTGCGGTTAAAAAACGGGATCAAATGAACGCCAGCCTGCCACGTTACATGGTTGCAGCCTTGATGGCTGGTGCTTATGTAGGTCTTGGCATCATTCTGATATTCAGTATCGGTGCCCCGCTGCTTGCTGCTCAGTCACCACTGCAAATGATGCTGATGGGCATGTCTTTTGGACTCGCCCTCACACTCGTTATCTTTGCCGGATCGGAACTGTTCACAGGTAATAACATGTTTTTCACCATGAGCACACTGGCTGGCCGGACTACCGTTCGGGATACACTCAAAAACTGGGGACTTGTCTTTCTGGGCAACCTGATCGGTGCCGTTCTGCTCAGCCTGCTCATTGTGGGCAGCGGTCTCTTCAAGACGGCTGCACCCGAACATCTGCTGTTTGTCGTTTCTGCCAAAAAGATGGCCGCTCCCGTTAGCGAATTGTTCTTCCGTGGCATTCTCTGTAACTGGCTGGTCTGTCTGGCGATCTGGATGGCAGCCCGCTCGAAAGAGGATATTGCCAAACTTGTCCTCATCTGGTGGTGTCTGTACGCCTTTATCGCCAGTGGTTATGAACATAGTGTCGCCAATATGACCTTGCTATCCTTGTCCTGGCTGCTGCCAAACCACCCGGATACGATTACTCTGGCAGGCTGGATGCATAACATGATTCCGGTCACGCTCGGTAATATTATCGGAGGAGCTCTATTTGTCGGCATGGCTTACTGGTTTGTTTCGCCTGTGAGAAAAAAAGAATAGATCGCCTACCATATAGTTCACTTTCGTTAGTAGTCTTTTTGCAGGAACTCAGATGTATACCAACGTTTAATTTAATCTGCTTGTACATCTTCATTACCATTTCTTCACCACCATTCTTCCTTCGACTTATCTTCAAAGGGACATGGTGGTTTTTTCTATTTAGCCATTTTTACCTTTCATGTATACATCGTTAATCCACGGTTAATATAACTGGAGTATACTCGGTGCATACCCAACTAAAAAGGATGATCGCATACATGGGAATTCATACGTACTTCAGGTCTCTAAACGATCTCGAACGCATTATCCGCACGCCTGGCAAATTCAAGTTTGAAGAACACAGTGTATCCGCACACTCCTGGAAAGTTGTGCAGTACGCCAAAACGCTCGCCGATATTGAAGAACAACACGGCGTCAGCATCGATTGGAAGAAGTTATACGAAATCACCAGCAGCCATGATTATGGTGAAATCTTCATCGGTGATATTAAAACACCGGTCAAGCATTACTCTCTGGAGCTGCGTTCGATGCTGCAACAAGTGGAAGAAGGCATGGTTGAGCATTTTATTAACGAAAATATTCCTGAAGAATTCCAGCCGATTTTCCGCAGACAGCTGCGTGAAGGCAAAGATAACTCTGTCGAAGGACTTATTCTGGAAGTGGCCGACAAAATGGATCAGGTGTACGAAGCGTTTGCTGAACTGCAACGTGGCAACACCGAGAAGGAATTTATCGTGATGTACCGATATGCCCTGATCAAAATCAAAAATATTGACCTCCACTGTGTACACTATTTTCTCGAGCATATTCTCCCCGACATCATTGAGGAAGGCAACCGTTCCC includes:
- a CDS encoding formate/nitrite transporter family protein, whose amino-acid sequence is MYTPNVEGIIEAAVKKRDQMNASLPRYMVAALMAGAYVGLGIILIFSIGAPLLAAQSPLQMMLMGMSFGLALTLVIFAGSELFTGNNMFFTMSTLAGRTTVRDTLKNWGLVFLGNLIGAVLLSLLIVGSGLFKTAAPEHLLFVVSAKKMAAPVSELFFRGILCNWLVCLAIWMAARSKEDIAKLVLIWWCLYAFIASGYEHSVANMTLLSLSWLLPNHPDTITLAGWMHNMIPVTLGNIIGGALFVGMAYWFVSPVRKKE
- a CDS encoding metal-dependent hydrolase; the encoded protein is MMGRSHLIIGTTVSLSVLQLSGMPITAPAVTVALIGSLLPDIDEPNSLLVSKALPNSLIRLLQTILLPVAVFVYFYVQAKPWNLLLAILIAMVSFLPSRSLRKVLMFAIGLGLVFYGHAFAPWNLIAGSLLMLCTTLTHRGLTHTLYGTAVWAGLLYSTTHLQGPEIWVAGGIAYAMHLLADSLTNRGIRPLPPIKWRIRINLMSTGTKHGAVVENVCIVLALILAWIAFSPLFL
- the nirB gene encoding nitrite reductase large subunit NirB, yielding MNGNKEKLVIIGNGMAGISTVEQILKLSSRFDITVFGTEPYPNYNRIMLSYVLEGSKTIDDIVLNDLHWYEDYGITLHTGTTVTRIDSETHEVVTAEGERFPYDKIIIATGSSSFILPVPGHDKQGVVGFRDIADCNVMLEAAKQYKKAAVIGGGLLGLEAAKGLVQLGMEVTVVHLMQDLMERQLDPQASAMLKAELERQGIRFKMGAQTAELLGGERVEGIRFADDSVLNTDFVVMAVGIKPNTDVARESGMEVNRGIVVNDYMQTSLDNVYSVGECTEHRGVCYGLVAPLFEQGMILAKHICGVDTAPYEGSVVSTKLKISGVDVFSTGEFIDSPEHTVIAHKDDWKRTYKKILLRDNILVGAVLFGDITDSAELQKLIKQKAEMTDELYASLMGTGCGGHKKAASVETMAEDEIVCGCNGVTKGTIVDAITNQGLTSVDEIKACTGATRSCGGCKPVVEQILQYVLGDSFTTGAKQGICGCTSLSRDEIVAEIRQKGLQTTKEVMHVLGWSQPEGCSKCRPAINYYLGMIAPDTHVDEKESRFVNERMNANIQKDGTYTVVPRMYGGVTTPEDLKRIADISVKYDVKAVKVTGGQRLDLIGVKKEDLPNVWAELDMPSGYAYAKSLRTVKTCVGSQFCRFGTQDSMAMGALLERKFERLDLPAKFKYAVNGCPRNCAESCTKDIGIVGNDGGWEIFIGGNGGIKARLADSLCKVKTDEELVELCGAIMQHYRETANYLERTSEWVERVGLEQIRSVVVDDVKERKALMERIEFALKQVEDPWKKALRNEEGQNKLFHGIEVTARP
- the nirD gene encoding nitrite reductase small subunit NirD codes for the protein MTTQQSAIYYPAGEIEDFLPQIGRVVEIKDHELAVFRTSDGTIFAAENRNPHPKGGPLAEGIVSGYYVYDPLYDWKIDLNTGLVQAPDQGQVQMYPVKIENGQVWIAI
- a CDS encoding YfbR-like 5'-deoxynucleotidase, which codes for MGIHTYFRSLNDLERIIRTPGKFKFEEHSVSAHSWKVVQYAKTLADIEEQHGVSIDWKKLYEITSSHDYGEIFIGDIKTPVKHYSLELRSMLQQVEEGMVEHFINENIPEEFQPIFRRQLREGKDNSVEGLILEVADKMDQVYEAFAELQRGNTEKEFIVMYRYALIKIKNIDLHCVHYFLEHILPDIIEEGNRSLFDIRQITEEALSQ